A single Nicotiana tabacum cultivar K326 chromosome 5, ASM71507v2, whole genome shotgun sequence DNA region contains:
- the LOC107809060 gene encoding calmodulin-binding transcription activator 4 isoform X2, translating to MAESGYDINDLVREAQIRWLKPAEVLFILRNHEYHQLSNEPAQKPPSGSLFLFNKRVLRFFRKDGHSWRKKKDGRTVGEAHERLKVGNAEALNCYYAHGEQNPNFQRRSYWMLDPVYEHIVLVHYRDITEGRQNPAFMSESSPISSTFSPSPSSYSTQQTGSAVIAGESYEQYQNQFSPGEICSDAVINNNRTSDITGRTNEVMSSPGLEMSQALRRLEEQLSLNDDSFKEIDPLYADAISDDSSLVEMQGSSNSLLLQHHSAESSESHHQHLTQDGHIWKDMLDHYGVSTADESLNKSLPKLDENGMLQISSERGAIEAYQSYKWPNFSEKEAQKAPIPAFKQLENFKYPAYSPGVTAFGSNSDQCTTIFDQDQIGTSLEDEMSLTISQKQKFTIRDISPDWGYSSEATKVVIIGSFLCNPSECMWTCMFGDTEVPIQIIQEGVICCQAPPHLPGKVTLCVTSGNRESCSEVKEFEYRVKPDDCARNNRSDIEGAYKSTEELLLLVRFVQMLLLDLSVHKEDSSELSNDFLEKSKANEDSWSQVIESLLFGTSTSTITIDWLLQELLKDKFQQWLSYKLQRKDNQMGCSLSKKEQGIIHMVSGLGFEWALHPILNAGVSVDFRDINGWTALHWAARFGREQMVASLIASGASAGAVTDPSPRDPVGKTAASIASSCGHKGLAGYLSEVALTSHLSSLTLVESELSKGTADVEAEKTISSISNTSATTNEDQRSLKDSLAAVRNAAQAAARIQSAFRAHSFRKRQQRESAIATTASGDEYGILSNDILGLSAASKWAFRNTRDYNSAALAIQKKYRGWKGRKDFLAFRQKVVKIQAHVRGYQVRKQYKVCWAVGILEKVVLRWRRRGVGLRGFRHDAESIDESEDEDILKVFRKQKVDAALDEAVSRVLSMVESPGARQQYHRILEKYRQAKVGKN from the exons ATGGCCGAATCAG GATATGATATTAATGATTTGGTTCGAGAAGCCCAAATCAGGTGGTTGAAGCCTGCTGAAGTTCTCTTCATACTGCGAAATCATGAGTACCACCAGCTCTCCAATGAACCAGCTCAAAAGCCACCCA GTGGATCATTGTTTCTCTTTAACAAGAGGGTCCTCAGATTCTTCCGTAAAGATGGGCATAGCTGGCgcaagaagaaagatgggagaACTGTTGGGGAGGCACATGAACGGCTTAAG GTTGGAAATGCTGAAGCCCTGAACTGTTATTATGCACACGGAGAGCAGAATCCTAACTTCCAGAGACGCAGCTATTGGATGTTGGATCC TGTGTACGAGCACATCGTTCTGGTTCACTACAGAGACATAACTGAG GGTAGGCAGAATCCAGCCTTCATGTCGGAATCTTCTCCAATTTCTTCTACTTTCTCTCCCAGTCCAAGCTCCTATTCTACTCAACAGACGGGCTCTGCTGTCATCGCTGGTGAATCTTATGAGCAGTACCAGAATCAATTTAGCCCTGGAGAAATTTGCTCTGATGCAGTCATCAATAATAACAGGACGTCAGACATCACAGGGAGAACAAATGAGGTCATGAGTTCACCGGGGCTTGAGATGAGTCAAGCGTTGCGAAGGCTTGAGGAGCAGTTAAGTTTAAATGATGACAGCTTTAAAGAAATTGATCCCCTGTATGCAGATGCAATAAGTGACGACAGTTCACTTGTCGAGATGCAGGGGAGTTCAAACAGTCTGTTGTTGCAACATCATTCAG CTGAGAGCAGTGAATCTCATCATCAACATCTGACCCAGGATGGTCACATCTGGAAAGATATGCTGGATCACTATGGGGTTTCCACAGCTGATGAATCACTAAACAAATCTTTGCCCAAGTTGGATGAGAAT GGAATGCTGCAAATCTCATCAGAGAGAGGTGCCATAGAAGCATATCAAAGCTACAAGTGGCCTAATTTCAGTGAGAAGGAGGCTCAGAAGG CTCCCATACCAGCTTTTAAACAACTTGAAAATTTCAAGTATCCTGCATATTCTCCTGGGGTAACTGCTTTTGGATCCAATTCTGACCAGTGTACAACAATATTTGACCAAGATCAGATTGGTACTTCTCTTGAAGATGAGATGAGCTTAACTATTTCCCAGAAGCAGAAATTTACAATTCGGGATATATCCCCTGATTGGGGGTATTCATCTGAGGCAACAAAG GTTGTTATCATTGGATCTTTTCTCTGTAATCCTTCAGAGTGCATGTGGACTTGCATGTTTGGTGATACTGAAGTTCCTATTCAGATCATTCAAGAAGGTGTCATCTGTTGCCAAGCTCCTCCTCATTTGCCCGGTAAAGTCACCCTCTGTGTTACTAGTggtaatagggagtcatgcagtGAGGTGAAGGAATTTGAATATCGGGTTAAGCCTGATGATTGTGCTCGAAATAATCGATCTGACATAGAAGGAGCTTATAAAAGTACAGAGGAATTGTTGTTACTTGTCAGGTTCGTGCAGATGCTTCTATTGGACTTATCTGTCCACAAAGAAGATAGTTCTGAGTTGAGCAATGATTTCTTGGAGAAATCCAAAGCAAATGAAGATTCATGGTCCCAGGTCATTGAATCTCTTTTGTTTGGCACTTCAACATCAACGATAACTATTGATTGGCTTCTTCAAGAACTTTTAAAAGACAAGTTCCAGCAGTGGCTTTCTTATAAATTGCAACGAAAAGATAATCAGATGGGCTGTTCTTTATCTAAGAAAGAGCAAGGAATAATTCACATGGTTTCTGGATTGGGATTTGAGTGGGCGCTGCACCCAATTCTAAATGCTGGAGTCAGTGTTGACTTCCGTGATATTAACGGCTGGACTGCCCTGCACTGGGCTGCACGCTTTGGAAG GGAACAAATGGTTGCTTCACTCATCGCATCCGGGGCATCGGCTGGAGCTGTTACGGATCCCTCCCCACGAGATCCAGTTGGTAAAACTGCTGCATCAATTGCTTCCAGTTGTGGTCATAAGGGACTTGCAGGATATCTTTCAGAGGTAGCTCTCACCAGTCATCTTTCATCCCTCACATTGGTGGAGAGTGAGCTTTCAAAAGGTACTGCTGATGTGGAAGCAGAAAAAACTATTAGTAGCATATCAAACACAAGTGCCACCACAAACGAGGATCAGCGTTCTCTAAAGGACAGTTTAGCTGCAGTCCGTAATGCAGCTCAGGCTGCTGCTCGTATACAGTCTGCATTCCGAGCACATTCATTCCGCAAAAGACAACAGAGAGAATCTGCTATTGCTACTACCGCAAGTGGAGATGAATATGGTATCCTCTCAAACGATATTCTTGGGCTTTCAGCTGCATCAAAGTGGGCATTCCGCAATACGCGGGACTACAACTCAGCAGCATTAGCAATTCAGAAGAAATACCGAGGATGGAAAGGTCGGAAAGATTTCCTTGCATTCCGCCAGAAAGTGGTGAAGATACAG GCTCATGTACGAGGCTATCAGGTTAGAAAGCAATACAAGGTGTGTTGGGCAGTTGGAATCTTGGAGAAGGTGGTGCTAAGGTGGCGTCGAAGGGGTGTTGGTCTTCGGGGATTTCGACATGACGCAGAATCAATTGATGAAAGCGAGGATGAAGACATTCTCAAGGTGTTCCGCAAACAGAAAGTTGATGCTGCTCTGGATGAGGCTGTCTCGAGAGTGCTATCAATGGTTGAATCTCCGGGGGCACGCCAGCAATATCATCGGATTCTTGAAAAGTACCGGCAAGCTAAG GTTGGAAAAAACTAA
- the LOC107809060 gene encoding calmodulin-binding transcription activator 4 isoform X1, whose product MAESGYDINDLVREAQIRWLKPAEVLFILRNHEYHQLSNEPAQKPPSGSLFLFNKRVLRFFRKDGHSWRKKKDGRTVGEAHERLKVGNAEALNCYYAHGEQNPNFQRRSYWMLDPVYEHIVLVHYRDITEGRQNPAFMSESSPISSTFSPSPSSYSTQQTGSAVIAGESYEQYQNQFSPGEICSDAVINNNRTSDITGRTNEVMSSPGLEMSQALRRLEEQLSLNDDSFKEIDPLYADAISDDSSLVEMQGSSNSLLLQHHSAESSESHHQHLTQDGHIWKDMLDHYGVSTADESLNKSLPKLDENGMLQISSERGAIEAYQSYKWPNFSEKEAQKAPIPAFKQLENFKYPAYSPGVTAFGSNSDQCTTIFDQDQIGTSLEDEMSLTISQKQKFTIRDISPDWGYSSEATKVVIIGSFLCNPSECMWTCMFGDTEVPIQIIQEGVICCQAPPHLPGKVTLCVTSGNRESCSEVKEFEYRVKPDDCARNNRSDIEGAYKSTEELLLLVRFVQMLLLDLSVHKEDSSELSNDFLEKSKANEDSWSQVIESLLFGTSTSTITIDWLLQELLKDKFQQWLSYKLQRKDNQMGCSLSKKEQGIIHMVSGLGFEWALHPILNAGVSVDFRDINGWTALHWAARFGREQMVASLIASGASAGAVTDPSPRDPVGKTAASIASSCGHKGLAGYLSEVALTSHLSSLTLVESELSKGTADVEAEKTISSISNTSATTNEDQRSLKDSLAAVRNAAQAAARIQSAFRAHSFRKRQQRESAIATTASGDEYGILSNDILGLSAASKWAFRNTRDYNSAALAIQKKYRGWKGRKDFLAFRQKVVKIQAHVRGYQVRKQYKVCWAVGILEKVVLRWRRRGVGLRGFRHDAESIDESEDEDILKVFRKQKVDAALDEAVSRVLSMVESPGARQQYHRILEKYRQAKAELEGAESETASTAHGDMSNMENDDIYQFPSY is encoded by the exons ATGGCCGAATCAG GATATGATATTAATGATTTGGTTCGAGAAGCCCAAATCAGGTGGTTGAAGCCTGCTGAAGTTCTCTTCATACTGCGAAATCATGAGTACCACCAGCTCTCCAATGAACCAGCTCAAAAGCCACCCA GTGGATCATTGTTTCTCTTTAACAAGAGGGTCCTCAGATTCTTCCGTAAAGATGGGCATAGCTGGCgcaagaagaaagatgggagaACTGTTGGGGAGGCACATGAACGGCTTAAG GTTGGAAATGCTGAAGCCCTGAACTGTTATTATGCACACGGAGAGCAGAATCCTAACTTCCAGAGACGCAGCTATTGGATGTTGGATCC TGTGTACGAGCACATCGTTCTGGTTCACTACAGAGACATAACTGAG GGTAGGCAGAATCCAGCCTTCATGTCGGAATCTTCTCCAATTTCTTCTACTTTCTCTCCCAGTCCAAGCTCCTATTCTACTCAACAGACGGGCTCTGCTGTCATCGCTGGTGAATCTTATGAGCAGTACCAGAATCAATTTAGCCCTGGAGAAATTTGCTCTGATGCAGTCATCAATAATAACAGGACGTCAGACATCACAGGGAGAACAAATGAGGTCATGAGTTCACCGGGGCTTGAGATGAGTCAAGCGTTGCGAAGGCTTGAGGAGCAGTTAAGTTTAAATGATGACAGCTTTAAAGAAATTGATCCCCTGTATGCAGATGCAATAAGTGACGACAGTTCACTTGTCGAGATGCAGGGGAGTTCAAACAGTCTGTTGTTGCAACATCATTCAG CTGAGAGCAGTGAATCTCATCATCAACATCTGACCCAGGATGGTCACATCTGGAAAGATATGCTGGATCACTATGGGGTTTCCACAGCTGATGAATCACTAAACAAATCTTTGCCCAAGTTGGATGAGAAT GGAATGCTGCAAATCTCATCAGAGAGAGGTGCCATAGAAGCATATCAAAGCTACAAGTGGCCTAATTTCAGTGAGAAGGAGGCTCAGAAGG CTCCCATACCAGCTTTTAAACAACTTGAAAATTTCAAGTATCCTGCATATTCTCCTGGGGTAACTGCTTTTGGATCCAATTCTGACCAGTGTACAACAATATTTGACCAAGATCAGATTGGTACTTCTCTTGAAGATGAGATGAGCTTAACTATTTCCCAGAAGCAGAAATTTACAATTCGGGATATATCCCCTGATTGGGGGTATTCATCTGAGGCAACAAAG GTTGTTATCATTGGATCTTTTCTCTGTAATCCTTCAGAGTGCATGTGGACTTGCATGTTTGGTGATACTGAAGTTCCTATTCAGATCATTCAAGAAGGTGTCATCTGTTGCCAAGCTCCTCCTCATTTGCCCGGTAAAGTCACCCTCTGTGTTACTAGTggtaatagggagtcatgcagtGAGGTGAAGGAATTTGAATATCGGGTTAAGCCTGATGATTGTGCTCGAAATAATCGATCTGACATAGAAGGAGCTTATAAAAGTACAGAGGAATTGTTGTTACTTGTCAGGTTCGTGCAGATGCTTCTATTGGACTTATCTGTCCACAAAGAAGATAGTTCTGAGTTGAGCAATGATTTCTTGGAGAAATCCAAAGCAAATGAAGATTCATGGTCCCAGGTCATTGAATCTCTTTTGTTTGGCACTTCAACATCAACGATAACTATTGATTGGCTTCTTCAAGAACTTTTAAAAGACAAGTTCCAGCAGTGGCTTTCTTATAAATTGCAACGAAAAGATAATCAGATGGGCTGTTCTTTATCTAAGAAAGAGCAAGGAATAATTCACATGGTTTCTGGATTGGGATTTGAGTGGGCGCTGCACCCAATTCTAAATGCTGGAGTCAGTGTTGACTTCCGTGATATTAACGGCTGGACTGCCCTGCACTGGGCTGCACGCTTTGGAAG GGAACAAATGGTTGCTTCACTCATCGCATCCGGGGCATCGGCTGGAGCTGTTACGGATCCCTCCCCACGAGATCCAGTTGGTAAAACTGCTGCATCAATTGCTTCCAGTTGTGGTCATAAGGGACTTGCAGGATATCTTTCAGAGGTAGCTCTCACCAGTCATCTTTCATCCCTCACATTGGTGGAGAGTGAGCTTTCAAAAGGTACTGCTGATGTGGAAGCAGAAAAAACTATTAGTAGCATATCAAACACAAGTGCCACCACAAACGAGGATCAGCGTTCTCTAAAGGACAGTTTAGCTGCAGTCCGTAATGCAGCTCAGGCTGCTGCTCGTATACAGTCTGCATTCCGAGCACATTCATTCCGCAAAAGACAACAGAGAGAATCTGCTATTGCTACTACCGCAAGTGGAGATGAATATGGTATCCTCTCAAACGATATTCTTGGGCTTTCAGCTGCATCAAAGTGGGCATTCCGCAATACGCGGGACTACAACTCAGCAGCATTAGCAATTCAGAAGAAATACCGAGGATGGAAAGGTCGGAAAGATTTCCTTGCATTCCGCCAGAAAGTGGTGAAGATACAG GCTCATGTACGAGGCTATCAGGTTAGAAAGCAATACAAGGTGTGTTGGGCAGTTGGAATCTTGGAGAAGGTGGTGCTAAGGTGGCGTCGAAGGGGTGTTGGTCTTCGGGGATTTCGACATGACGCAGAATCAATTGATGAAAGCGAGGATGAAGACATTCTCAAGGTGTTCCGCAAACAGAAAGTTGATGCTGCTCTGGATGAGGCTGTCTCGAGAGTGCTATCAATGGTTGAATCTCCGGGGGCACGCCAGCAATATCATCGGATTCTTGAAAAGTACCGGCAAGCTAAG GCTGAGCTTGAAGGAGCGGAAAGTGAAACAGCATCAACTGCTCATGGTGACATGTCTAACATGGAAAATGATGACATATACCAGTTTCCTAGTTATTAG